GGAGTCAAGCTTGATTCCACACCCTCCTCCTACACAGAAACATCTCAGCCTCTCTCCCGAAAAACCCCTATCCCAGGGTTCTCTGTGGCTCCACGATTTCAGAAACTTCTCTTTCAGAACCTTGGACAGCGACTCTGCCGCCTAGTTTACGAACGCCTGACCACGCGGGTCAGCGCCAGGGTGGGACTCTCAGAGGCTGACACCACTAGCTTGGTGCACACGATGCGTGTGCAAATACAGGCACACTTAGGTGATCTGTGTGCACGTGACTGTATGTTATTCGTGTGTATATCTGTGCAAAAACTCAGGTATTAGTGCGGGTATGCCTTGTGCATTTCACTCACTCACACGCTCACTAATTCAACAGGTATCGTTTATTTTTGGCTGTAAACCACTGCTTCCTCGTTCTGTTCTGGAGTCCCGGGGTGGGATGGGCAATATGAGCAGGACACCGGCGCCCGGGGAAGTACCCTGGCGGCGTGAACCACACACCTGaagcttcctctccctctccacgCAGGGTGTAGCGTCCAGCCACAATGAACGCGAGCGCATCTTCGCTCAACGAGTcccaggtggtggcagtggcggCCGAGGGTGCGGCGGCAGCGGCCACAGCGGCAGGAGCGCGGGACACAGTTGAATGGGGGCCCCCTGCAGCGGCAGCGGCGCTGGGGGGCGGCGGCGCAGCTAATGCGTCGCTGGAGCTGTCTTCTCAGCTGCCAGCGGGGCCACCAGGGCTGCTGCTGTCGGCAGTGAACCCATGGGACGTACTGCTCTGCGTGTCGGGGACGGTGATCGCAGGTGAAAATGCGCTGGTAGTGGCGCTCATCGCCTCCACACCGGCTCTGCGCACGCCCATGTTCGTGCTGGTGGGCAGCCTGGCAACCGCGGACCTGCTGGCGGGCTGCGGTCTCATTCTGCACTTCGTGTTCCAGTACCTGGTGCCCTCGGAGACTGTAAGCCTGTTCACTGTGGGCTTCCTCGTGGCCTCCTTCGCGGCCTCAGTCAGCAGCCTGCTGGCCATCACGGTAGATCGTTACCTGTCTCTCTACAACGCGCTCACCTATTATTCGCGACGGACCCTGTTGGGTGTGCATCTCCTGCTCGCCGCCACCTGGACGGTGTCCCTAGGCCTCGGGCTGCTGCCGGTGCTCGGCTGGAACTGCCTGGCAGAGCGCGCCGCCTGCAGCGTGGTGCGCCCGCTGACGCGCAGCCACGTGGCGCTGCTTTCCGCCACCTTTTTTGCTGTCTTCGGCATCATGTTGCACCTGTACGTGCGCATCTGCCAGGTAGTCTGGCGTCATGCGCACCAGATCGCGCTGCAGCAGCACTGCCTTGCACCACCCCACCTTGCAGCCACCAGAAAGGGCGTGGGTACACTGGCCGTGGTGCTGGGCACTTTCGGTGCCAGCTGGCTGCCCTTTGCCATCTACTGTGTGGTGGGCAGCCATGAGGACCCAGCTGTCTACACCTATGCCACATTGCTGCCTGCCACCTACAACTCCATGATCAATCCTATTATCTATGCCTTCCGCAACCAGGAGATCCAACGTGCCCTGTGGCTCCTGTTTTGTGGCTGTTTCCAGTCCAAAGTGCCCTTCCGCTCCAGGTCCCCCAGTGAGGTCTGAaggctccctctgccctctcacCAACACCACACCCCAACAAGCCAGACTTTGGTGACGAACTGTGAGATCCCAATAGTGTGACTCTgactttggaaagaaagaataaacataaaCACAACAAACTTACAAAGACAAAGAGGCTTGTTGGTACTTTACATATACAGTGTATACacgtgtacatatatatacaaatatttgtatCTTCTGGAAGTGTTCAGGATGTGGAATCTCCTGTTCTGtgaaaaaactaacaaaaatgtgGTTGTATACTCAAATTGTACATCACATTTGTCAAATGAAGACATTCCAATACTGCTTAATTATAGCACTTTATTTTTAGCTGCTGAACTGCCAGAACAGTGTTGCCATTTTCAAAAGGTAGGGGAAGGGGgttaaaaagtgtatttttgttGTATGTGATAAAGTATTTTGCTGCATATGCATCAGTAAATTATAACATATTTTGTACACAAATAAACAcattataaaaatgcaatttttggCATGTGACTGATGATAGAATAACTATTTAAGAGCTGAATTAATTAGTGCATTTACTCTAACAGTTTTTTTATGTATCATCTCCCTCCTGTGAAAAtcttgatgtaaaaaaaaatcatatgtattTGCACATTGTTCACAAATTGTCACTGAAACACCTTATCCAGATTAttggggaggggaaagaagggagtAATATATTCACATCACAGTATTCATAGGACACTAAAGCATTATTGGTGTTATCAGTGCAAACTAATCTACCCCCTTGGCTACTGGGTTTGGAAGACAATCTCCAGAGGATGTCGGAAACCATTCCTTTATCTTACACATGTGCACTTGTGAATCCTGAAATCACAATTTTTAGACATAGTTTTTCCAtctagaaagaattttaaatgttgaaaattcATATTGACTGAGTTTATTGTTACTGGCCAGGTCTTGTAGCAAAATGCACAGtcctataaaataaacaaattcttcTAAGACAGGAGTccaagatatactgtgttcatgagATAAATGAAGGTATGCCTAGCAGTCCCCTTTAAGGCACTCTTATCTTCAAAACACAGGGCATTAAGATCCTCAAGAACTAAACATTCCCATTCCACTACAGGGTGTGAATCATAGTTAAATTGTTCCCCTCATCCCCTTCTTCCAGACTGATGTGAGGATAAATACAATATATGTGGACATGCTCTGAGCACCTATGAAGAAATATGCACAGAAGTACAAATAGTTACTGGTCTTAGGCCTTAGGAAAATACACACAAGCAAATTTTCTCATATAGtccacaagtatttactgaatgcttattaTCTTCTAGACACAGTCTCAGGGCTGGGACTACAGAAATGAACTAGATAGATAAAAGGTGTCTGCTCATAGTGTTATACTCTAGTGGGGGAGATGGCCTACAAGCAAACAAATACACAttgaagagatttattataaagaattggctcaaacaacaaaaacaaaagaactggcTCATGCAACTATGGAGGCTAAGAAGTCGCAAGAGCTATAGTCAGCAAGCTGGACACTTAGGAGAGCTGATGGCATGgttccagtctgagtccaaaggcctgagaaccaggagagcccATGGGCTCAAAACCCAAGAAGAACTGATGTTTCAAATAGAgaccaaaggcaggaaaagaccaGTGTTCCAGCTCAGGTCAATCAGGCAGCAGGAGTTTACTCagctcttttattcttttctgctcTTCAATCCACTGGATGAGGCCCCCTTGCAtcagggagggcaatctgctttactcagtctactgagtCAAATGTTAATCCCATCTAGAAACATCCTTGCAGACACACTCAGAATAAGGTTCaaccaaatgtctgggcacccATGGTTCAGTCAaactgacatgtaaaattaaccatcacatcaagagaacacaatgatccaaaaaaaaaaaaaaaaaaagaaaaggaaataaatgtttcagGAGGGAGTAGTCAATTGGGtcaaacattgctgagagaataATTCAAATAAGGATTAAAAACAATGACTAtagattttttaatgtgaatgtcATTAGTGAACTTGACAAGAGAAACTTCACAGGAATGAGGCGGGTAGGGGGAAAggtacaagagaaaaatgaatgagcatTCTAGTCTCCATCATCTTGCAACAGAGCTGCaacctttttaaaacaataaagcacACCAAGTTTTATAAACATATAGTTTTATAATGGCTGTAAATTTAGAGCCAGGAAGATCAGCATTATTACCCATTTGTtatattaacatttcttttaacgAACTAACCGTCATAGACTAGTCAGCATCATCAGTGTTTCAGGCTCTATTAGTATCCAAGATGCATCCAAGTGGACTAAAATAGCAAAAGCTCTGGCTGTAAGCTTTTTCAAACACGTGGAGAGGTAAACAATATGACTTCAGAGATGGAATAAAAAAGTCATTACACATActataattacaaaaaaatttttcttgccaTTAGTAAGTTAAGAAATTTCAACACTAGGGGtggggtacagctcaagtggtagaatgcatgcttagcatgcatgaggtccgggttcaatccccagtacctcctccagaaataaataaatctaccccccccccatttttttaattaaaaaaaagaaaagaaaagaaagttcaaCACTAAGCTAATAGGACAGGCCATGGGTTTAACTTCTATCTACTTggtattaatattaaatatctgCCCTAGTCCTAATCAAAATCTTTGAGAGAGCCAAGAACAGGAAGATACTAAACAATCAGGTTGTTAATACTCCCGGTGTACACAATTGGCCAATCTGTGTAATGTCAGTGGGCTGGATTTTATCCTACCTGATGATGTAAGGATATAAAACTCAAACATTTGTATGAAGAAATGTCACATATTCATTTGGTCCAACTAGTATTAAGAATCTCCTATTTTAATCTCCTATGCTAGTTGCTGGGAGCATACAGTCTCAGAGAAAAGCAAGATTCACTCTAACATCCAACCGCCTACACACTTTGCTGTCTAATGGGCATCCtaaatttaacacatttaaaatagagCCACTGATCTTTACCCCAATAAGtgctctttctcccttctttactATCTAAGTTAATGGCAATGTCATCTTCCTAGTTGTTCAAGCCAGAAACCTTGGACTGACACTtacccttcctcttctctcagaCCTCCCACCCAATGTGAAtgcttttttgcctttattttcaaaagacatcCAGAATCTAGCCACTTCTTCCCATCTCCACCACTATCATAATCTCTTGCCTGAATTACTGTAGTAGCCTTCTCTCTGGTCTCCTGGCTTCAGTTTTTGCACCCTTCAGTCTGTTGTCTACAAAGTGGTTCATCCCACAAACAGTTGCTCCCTTGACTACCCTTCAGATCAAGTCACAGAATGAGCCCCCTAGCATTATAGCATGTCTTGAAAGGacaaatttagggggaaaatgtgAATGACATAAAATCCTGGTTCAGAACTATTTTAACATGGAACTTAAATCCAGGGTTATTCATAACTTAATAGCTCTTCCCCAAGGAGATCACTtataagcaagaaaaatattttaattgaatgctAGAAATTTAAAGAAGTTTGTCAAATCTCATCAAAATCCACTTGCTGgaaataaaagcttatttttttttttaaaaaggacaaactTGGAGAAGAGGTATTTAGACTCCAGAAATAGGCCTTGAATAAGAGTTTCTTAAGTGAGGAATTTGGGGGTTGTGGGGGCCTTGTGTCTGGTCTAGAAGTGAGGACATAGACTCTTCATCCCAAGATAAGGAATACAACTGGAATAGACCTAGAGTAGGGGCCTCTGCAGCATGAGGCCCAGGGCAGAGTCCCACTTAGCCCAAGGTATtattttcctattgctgctgtaaccaatgaccacaaacttggtagcttaaaacaatacataGTCAGTCCCTTACAAAGATCAGAAGTCTGCACTATATTTCATTGGGCTGTAGTCAGGATGTAAGCAGGGCTGCACTTCCTTTGGAGGTTCTAGGGGGAGAATTTGCTTCCTTGACTTTTTCAGGTTTTAGAGTTGTATTCTTTGGCCTGTGGCTGCTTCtgccatcttcaaaaccagcagtgTATTATTTTGCTTCAGTGGTTACATTGCCTTCTTCTGAAGCCaaatctccttctgcctccctcctatAAGGACACTTGTAATTACATTTAGTGCTTGCCCAGATAATCCATGataacctccccatctcaagatccttgacttaatcacatctgcaaagactcttttatCATATAAGGTAACAGTCACAGCTCTGAGAACAGTACTGATGAAAAGTGCAATAGTAAAGGTATACACAGAGTGGTAGGGATCCCATAGGAAGGTCAGGGAAATTCTATGGAAGGCTCCACTAGCAAGGCAATACTGTGCTGAGtcaagaagaacaaaagaaatctaCAAGGCAAAGGACATTGAAGGAGAGTGTTCTAGATCAGGAGGACAACATGAATCACAAAAGCATGGCCCATTCAGAGTAATGCAGGCCATTCAGTATGG
This portion of the Camelus ferus isolate YT-003-E chromosome 8, BCGSAC_Cfer_1.0, whole genome shotgun sequence genome encodes:
- the GPR6 gene encoding G-protein coupled receptor 6, which gives rise to MNASASSLNESQVVAVAAEGAAAAATAAGARDTVEWGPPAAAAALGGGGAANASLELSSQLPAGPPGLLLSAVNPWDVLLCVSGTVIAGENALVVALIASTPALRTPMFVLVGSLATADLLAGCGLILHFVFQYLVPSETVSLFTVGFLVASFAASVSSLLAITVDRYLSLYNALTYYSRRTLLGVHLLLAATWTVSLGLGLLPVLGWNCLAERAACSVVRPLTRSHVALLSATFFAVFGIMLHLYVRICQVVWRHAHQIALQQHCLAPPHLAATRKGVGTLAVVLGTFGASWLPFAIYCVVGSHEDPAVYTYATLLPATYNSMINPIIYAFRNQEIQRALWLLFCGCFQSKVPFRSRSPSEV